The Thermodesulfobacteriota bacterium DNA segment AAAATGAGTATAAACTCAAAACCTATTTTGATACGATAGGAGAGCTAAGACAGGGAAACCCGGTAAAAATTGAGGGTTATGATGTTGGGAAAGTTTCAAATATAAGTGTTCAAGACAGGAAAATCGAGGTTGAGTTTAGCGTTGATAAAGATGTTGGCATAAGAAAAGACTCACTTGCAACTATTAATCTAACAAGTCTTCTGGGAACCAGTTATATCAATCTTACATTTGGTAGTCCTGAAAGTCCTCCTGCTGTTTCAGGGGATGTTTTGCCGAGTAAAAACCCGGCTGATATAAATCAGATACTAACTAAGGTAGATTCTGCGGTTAGCTCAATAGACGGAGCACTAAGTGGGCTTGATGTATTTGGTTCAAACAAAGAGCAGCTTTCAAACATAGTAGACAATATTGATATCGTTTTAGAGAATGTTAAAGAAGGTAAGGGGACAATCGGCAAGCTATTTACTGATGATTCACTATACGATGAAGCAGAGGGCACATTTGAAAATGTAAATGAGATAACAACTTCAAT contains these protein-coding regions:
- a CDS encoding MlaD family protein, with product MNTQVKVGIFFVAGLIILLAVFDFVGDIPFFKNEYKLKTYFDTIGELRQGNPVKIEGYDVGKVSNISVQDRKIEVEFSVDKDVGIRKDSLATINLTSLLGTSYINLTFGSPESPPAVSGDVLPSKNPADINQILTKVDSAVSSIDGALSGLDVFGSNKEQLSNIVDNIDIVLENVKEGKGTIGKLFTDDSLYDEAEGTFENVNEITTSIKEGKGTLGKLLNDESLYNDAKVALTNFGELTKKLNASGGTIGKLLNDDTLYNEATGAATNLNDILEKINSGQGTLGQLVNDDTLYRDAQDTLLKVDKSIDTLDDLAPLGVLGTALGVVTLF